The Oncorhynchus kisutch isolate 150728-3 linkage group LG20, Okis_V2, whole genome shotgun sequence genome has a segment encoding these proteins:
- the LOC109865656 gene encoding RNA-binding protein 34-like has translation MKNTLSGESEEGPSVDKQSLDYVVGSVSGSLFPKESTSSSGSLSALFQAAPVVDTLFFVPAPKPEPRSVELKEGAVTKVPKHQKQTKKAAKDKSSADLSLENRESALQNADEDEQVPKMPKKTKRKAVEMGEGGATEEEERQTKKQRTGAQIAEERVKQKRTVFVGNLPASCTKKTLQLVFKDQGAIESIRFRSVVREDPSMSRKVAAIQRKVHPKKQSINAYVVFEAEEGAEKALERNGMEIEKNFHIRVDRVSKISLHDHKRSIFIGNLPFDINELPLRQHFEECGKVEGVRLVRDKNSGMGKGFGYILFESIDAVQLALKLDGSKLLGRSVRVKRSVKKEKEKKKVVHRGPRGKEREIKGAGKEPTKGGFKERPGQGGPQNKSSGRPQGKGPQIKSMGKPFKKSLGEATKAPTGPSSFKGEMADPNRKKAKAKALKKKLKPRKRNQVVHI, from the exons ATGAAAAATACACTTTCTGGAGAGAG TGAGGAGGGACCATCTGTGGACAAACAGTCCTTGGACTATGTAGTGGGATCAGTATCAGGCAGCTTGTTTCCAAAGGAGTCTACATCCAGCTCCGGATCGTTATCTGCATTGTTCCAAGCTGCGCCAGTAGTTGACACTCTGTTCTTTGTTCCTGCTCCTAAG CCTGAACCGAGGAGCGTGGAGTTGAAGGAAGGCGCGGTCACAAAAGTCCCGAAACACCAGAAACAAACAAAGAAAGCCGCAAAGGACAAATCATCTGCAGACCTAAGTCTAGAAAACAG AGAAAGTGCATTACAAAATGCTGACGAAGATGAACAGGTCCCAAAGATGCCCAAGAAGACTAAAAGGAAagctgttgagatgggagaaggGGGTgcgacagaggaggaggagaggcagacaaaaaaacagaGGACTGGAGCCCAAATTGCAGAGGAGAGGGTAAAGCAGAAACGAACAGTGTTTGTCGGCAACCTTCCTGCCAGCTGCACAAAGAAG ACACTACAGCTTGTCTTCAAGGATCAGGGAGCGATTGAAAGCATTCGATTTCGATCAGTG GTAAGAGAAGATCCATCTATGTCACGCAAAGTAGCAGCTATTCA GCGCAAGGTTCACCCCAAGAAGCAGAGCATCAATGCCTACGTGGTTTTCGAAGCTGAGGAAGGAGCCGAGAAGGCATTGGAAAG GAACGGCATGGAGATTGAGAAAAACTTTCACATCCGGGTCGACAGGGTCTCCAAAATTTCATTG CACGATCACAAGAGGTCAATATTCATTGGCAATCTACCATTCG ATATAAACGAATTGCCATTGCGACAGCACTTTGAGGAGTGTGGCAAGGTGGAGGGGGTGAGGCTGGTGCGGGACAAGAACTCTGGAATGGGCAAGGGCTTCGGCTACATCTTATTCGAG AGCATCGATGCTGTCCAGCTGGCCTTGAAACTAGACGGCTCAAAACTCCTCGGGAGGTCGGTCCGGGTGAAGAGGTCAgtgaagaaggagaaagagaagaagaaagtgGTGCACAGAGGTcccagagggaaagaaagagagattaagGGTGCAGGGAAGGAGCCTACCAAAGGGGGATTTAAGGAGAGACCGGGCCAGGGCGGTCCCCAAAACAAGTCTTCCGGGAGGCCGCAGGGGAAGGGGCCTCAAATCAAATCGATGGGGAAGCCATTCAAGAAAAGTCTAGGTGAGGCAACGAAAGCCCCCACAGGCCCCTCTTCCTTCAAAGGTGAGATGGCCGACCCAAACAGAAAAAAAGCAAAGGCGAAAGCACTGAAGAAGAAACTCAAACCGAGGAAAAGGAATCAGGTCGTACACATTTGA